Proteins from one Bos taurus isolate L1 Dominette 01449 registration number 42190680 breed Hereford chromosome 7, ARS-UCD2.0, whole genome shotgun sequence genomic window:
- the FKBP8 gene encoding peptidyl-prolyl cis-trans isomerase FKBP8 produces MASCAEPSAADPEPTAPPPAGVPPLEDFEVLDGVEDAEGEEEEEEDLSELPPLEDVGQPPLEEAEQPGALAREFLAAMEPEPEPAPAPDEWLDILGNGLLRKKTLVPGPPGSSRPTKGQVVTVRLQTSLENGTRVQEEPDLVFTLGDCDVIQALDLSVPLMDVGETAMVTADSKYCYGPQGSRSPYIPPHAALCLEVTLKTAVDGPDLEMLTGQERVALANRKRECGNAHYQRADFVLAANSYDLAIKAITSSAKVDMTFEEEEQLLQLKVKCLNNLAASQLKLDHYRAALRSCSLVLEHQPDNIKALFRKGKVLAQQGEYSEAIPILRAALKLEPSNKTIHAELSKLVKKHAAQRSTETALYRKMLGNPSRLPAKCPGKGAWSIPWKWLFGATAVALGGVALSVVIAARN; encoded by the exons ATGGCATCCTGTGCTGAGCCCTCTGCTGCAGACCCTGAGCCCACTGCTCCGCCACCTGCTGGGGTCCCACCACTTGAGGACTTCGAGGTGCTGGACGGGGTGGAAGACGCTGAGggcgaggaggaggaagaggaggacctGAGTGAACTGCCGCCACTTGAGGATGTGGGGCAGCCCCCACTGGAGGAGGCTGAGCAGCCCGGGGCCCTGGCCCGAGAGTTCCTGGCCGCCATGGAGCCCGAGCCTGAGCCCGCCCCGGCCCCCGACGAGTGGCTGGACATCCTGG GGAATGGGCTGTTGAGGAAGAAGACGCTGGTTCCAGGCCCACCGGGCTCCAGCCGCCCGACCAAGGGCCAGGTGGTCACTGTGCGGCTGCAGACGTCGCTGGAGAATGGCACGCGGGTACAGGAGGAGCCGGACCTGGTGTTCACCCTGGGCGACTGCGACGTCATCCAG gccctggaTCTCAGTGTCCCGCTCATGGACGTGGGGGAGACGGCTATGGTCACTGCTGACTCCAAGTACTGCTATGGCCCCCAGGGCAG caGGAGCCCATACATCCCCCCACATGCGGCCCTGTGCTTGGAGGTGACTCTGAAGACTGCTGTGGATGGGCCTGACCTGGAGATGCTCACGGGGCAGGAGCGTGTGGCCCTGGCCAACCGGAAGCGGGAGTGTGGCAATGCTCACTATCAGCGGGCCGACTTCGTGCTGGCTGCCAACTCCTACGACCTCGCCATCAAGGCCATCACTTCCAGTGCCAAAG TGGACATGACATTcgaggaggaggagcagctcctgcagctgaaGGTGAAGTGTCTGAACAACCTGGCGGCCTCGCAGCTGAAGCTGGATCACTACCGCGCAGCGCTGCGCTCCTGCAGCCTCGTGCTGGAGCACCAGCCTGACAACATCAAGGCTCTCTTCCGCAAGGGCAAG GTGCTGGCCCAGCAAGGCGAGTATAGTGAGGCCATCCCCATCTTGAGAGCAGCCCTGAAGCTGGAACCTTCCAACAAG ACGATCCACGCAGAGCTCTCGAAGCTGGTGAAGAAGCATGCGGCCCAGAGGAGCACGGAGACCGCCCTGTACCGGAAGATGCTGGGCAACCCCAGCCGGCTGCCTGCCAAGTGTCCTGGCAAGGGTGCCTGG TCCATCCCATGGAAGTGGCTGTTTGGGGCAACTGCTGTCGCCTTGGGGGGCGTGGCTCTCTCTGTGGTCATTGCTGCCAGGAACTGA